The genomic DNA ACGGCATCGGTCGCCCTCGCCTCCGTTGCGTTGCCGGTGGGGAAGCCGTATGGTACCGCCCATGATCGAGCCCTTCGTGACCTTGCCCGAGATCCACCGCGCCGCCCGGGCGCGCCTGCCGCGCACGTCGTACAACTTCGGCGCGGGCGGCACCGAGACCGAGACCACCCTGCGCCGCAACCGCCGCGCGCTTCGGCGGCTCGCGATCCGCCAGGACATCCTCGTGGACGTCCGCCAGATCGACCTGACCACGTCACTGCTCGGCGTGCCGCTGTCGTGGCCGGTGGTGATCGCCCCGATGGGCGGCCTCGTGCTGTTCCATCCCGAAGGCGACGCGGAGATGGCGCGGGGCGCCGCGAAGGGCGACACCCTGCAATTCCTGAGCGGGGCCACCGGCTGGTCGGTGGAAGCGGTGGCGGCGGCGAGTCCCGGGCTCAAGATGTTCCAGCTCTATCACATGGGCGACCGCGCGTGGGTCGCCGACCTGCTGGCCCGCGTCGAGGCCGCCGGCTATCTCTGCGTCTGCCTCACGGTGGACGTGCAGGTGTACAGCCGGCGCGAGCGCGACATCGCGGCGCGCTTCACCCCGCGCGAGGCCATGCTCAAGGCTCCGAATCCGCGGCCGCCCGATCCCGACTACCCGGCGCGCCTCACCTGGGCCGACGTGGATTGGCTGCGCAAGACCACCCGCCTGCCCATCGGGCTCAAGGGCATCATGACCGTCCGCGACGCCAAGCGCGCGGTCGAGGCCGGCGTCGAGCTGATCTGGGTCTCGAACCACGGCGGCCGTCAGCTCGACGCGACCCAGGCCAGCATCGACGCGCTGCCCGCGGTGCGCGACGCGGTCGGCGACGCGGCCAGCGTCGTCATCGACGGCGGCTTCGCACGTGGCACCGACGTGATCAAGGGCGTCGCGTGGGGCGCCGACGCGGTGGCGATCGGTCGCGCCGCGCTCTGGGGGCTCGCCGCCGACGGCGCGAACGGGGTGGCCTGCACCATGGACATCCTGCGGCGCGAGCTGCGCACGTCCATGGCGCTGGCCGGCCAGACGAGCATCCGTGGGCTCACCCCCGACGTGGTCTTCCGCGTGGACTGAGGCGGTCGACGCGGGCTACTCAAGCCCCGCGCCCTCGAGCTCGCAGTGGCCGCCGAGCGTGTCGTCGGGGCGCCACCAGCCCCCGCGCAGGGCGCAGAGTGGGGTCAGGTCTTACATTGCGACATTTCGTCGCGCGCGCCGATGTCGTCTGATGCGGCGAAAATGTCGCAATGTAAGACCTGACCCCTTCGCCGCATCGCTACTGCATCGGCGAGTAGGCGGTCGGCCTCAGGATCTGGGCGGTGAGCCGGCGCACCAGCGGGCCGTTCTTCTCGGTCTCCGCGAACCTGGCGAGCCGGTCCTTGTCCGCGAAGAAGCCGCCCCATTTCTTCTCGCGGTCCGCGAGACTGTCGTAGGCGAGGATGTAGATGAGCTGGTCCGACGAGCCGCCGAGCTCGTTGGTCCAGAAGCCGACGACCTGGATGTCGTGCTTCTTGAAGAAGTCCATCGTGATCTCGGCGAAGCGCCGGTTCAGGTCGGGCAGCCGGCCGGGCATGGCATGATAGGTGCGGAGCTCGTACAGCATGGAGACCCTCCTGGCGGCGCGGTGTGTGATGTCTGGGCGCGACTCTAGGCACGCCGCGCGCACGTGTCAAGCCACGTGAGCGGTCGACTCGCCCGCGTCGCCTCCCTCGTCGTCCACGTCGGGCTCGCCCTGACCGTGCTCGGCGCGCTCGCGCTGCTGCTCGCAGGACTCGGCAGCCGCTGGGACTGGTGGGACTTCCGGACCGGCTTCGTGATCTTCCGCTTCACCTTGTACGCCGGGCTGCTCGTCATCGTGGTCGTGCTGATCGGCCTCGTGCTCGCGTGCCTGGACCGCACCGGCCGCACGATGCTGCTCTCGCTGGTGTCGGTGGTGCTGCTCGTCGCGGTCGCGGCGGTGCCGGTCAGCCACCTGCGCGGCGCCGGCCGCGTGCCGCCGATCCACGACATCACCACCGATCCCGACGACCCGCCCCGGTTCGTCGCGGTGCTGCCGCTGCGCCGGAACGCGCCGAACTCCGCGGACCACGCGGGCCCCGCGCTGGCCGCCCAGCAGCGGGCCGGCTATCCGGACCTCGCGCCCGCCCGCTTCGCCGCGCCGCCCGCGGTCGTGCTGGAGCGCGCCAGGCAGGTGGCCCGCGACCTCGGCTGGGCCGTCGTGGCGACCGCGCCCGCCGAGGGACGGCTCGAGGCGACGGATCGGACGCGCTGGTTCGGGTTCCGCGACGACGTGGTGGTGCGGGTGAGGCCCGACGGCGCGGGCAGCCGGGTGGACGTCCGGTCGGTCTCGCGGGTGGGCCGGAGCGACCTCGGCACCAACGCCCGCCGGATCGAGCGCTTCCTCACCGCCCTTCGGAGCGCGCTGGCCGCGTCCCGCTGAGGCCGTCGCGGCGCGACTCGGCCGGTCAGGAGCGCACCGCGACGCGCTCCACGAAGTCCCGCTTGAGGGTGAGCCCGAGCCCGGGACCGGTCGGGGCGAGCACGTGGCCGTCCTCGAAGGCCACCGCCTCCTCGACCAGATCGTTCAGCAGCGGGTTGTGCCCGCGCGAGAACTCCAGCAGGTTCACGCACGGCGTGGCGATGGCCAGGTGCAGGCCCGCCGCGAAGAGGATGGCCGAGCCCCACAGGTGGGGCGCCACCGTCAGATCGTGGGCCGCCGCGAGCGCGGCGATGCGCTGCGTCTCGGTGATGCCGCCCGCGATGGCCACGTCGGGCTGGCAGATGTCCACCGCCCGCGCCGCGATCATGTCGCGAAAGGCGAAGCGCGTCTGCTCGCTCTCGCCCGCCGCGATCGGGATGTCGGTGGACGCGCGCACCTCGGCCTGCCCCGCCAGGTTCTCCGCCGACACCGGCTCCTCGAGCCATCCCAGATCGCAGTCCTCGACTTTTCGGGCGAAGCGCTGGGCGTCGCGCACGCTCCACGTTCCGTGGGCGTCGACCATGATGCCCACCTCGGGGCCCAGGGTCTCGCGCACCTCGCGCACGCGGGCCGCCGAGTCGTCCACGCTCTTGTCTTGAAGTCCCACCCGCAGCTTCACCGCGCGGTGGCCGCGCTCGACGTACTGGATCATCTGCTTGCCGATCGCGCCCACCGGCGCCCAGCCTCCGCTCGCGTAGGCGGGCACCCGGTCGCGATAACGCCCGCCGAGCAGTCGCCAGACCGGCTGGCCGGCCGAGCGCCCCAGCAAATCCCAGCACGCGATGTCGATGCCGCTGATCGCGCTCATCGCGAGCCCGCGGCGGCCGATGGTGGGGAACGTGCGCCCCTCGCGCGTGGCGTAGCGGGCGCGCGTGCCGTTGTAGAGCGTCTCCCAGATCGCGGTGACGTCGCGCGGATCGCGCCCGATCAGGGCCGGCCCCATCTCCTCGCGGATGAGCGTCACCATCGCCGCGTAGTGGCCCAGGTTGCCCACCGCGGCCTTCGCCTCGCCCAGGCCGGTGAGCCCGGCGTCGGTCTCGATCTCCACCAGGCACATGTTGAAGGTGTCGTTGCGGCCGAAGTCGCTGACGTGGGCGTGCTCGGCGGGAATGGGCGCGCGGAGCCAGGTGGCGCGGACGGCGGTGATCTTCATGGGCTCTCCTTCGCAGGCGATGGTCAGTCGAGGCCGAGGGTACCCCAGAAGATCGGCTCGGGGTGCAGCCGCACGCCGAAGCGCGCCTCCACTCCGGCGCGGACGCGGCGCGCGAAGGCGGCCACGTCGCGCGCGCGGGCGCCGTCCTGGCACACGATGGCGAGGGTGTGCCGCGTCGAGAGGCCGACCGGGCCCTCGGCCTGGCCCCGGGCGAAGCCGGCGCGCTCGATCAGCCAGGCCGCCGAGAGCTTCACCCGGCCGTCCGGCTGCGGCCAGCGCGGCATCGAGAGGCCGACCGCGCGCGCGTCGATGGCGGACAGCGCCGACGCGTCCACGATCGGGTTCAGGAAGAACGAGCCGCAGCTTCGCGCGTTCGGATCGCCCGGCTCGAGCACCATGGACTTCGATCGGCGGATCCTCAGCACCGTCTCGCGCACCTCGGCCAGCGAGGGCCGCGCGAGGCCGCGGCTGTCGAGATCGCGCGCGATGTCGGCGTAGCGGACGTTCGGGGCGCCGCCCCGGGCGAGCCGGTAGGTCACCGCGAGCACGACGAACCGGCCGGGGGCGCCGCTCTTGAACCGGCTGTCGCGGTAGCCGAAGCCGCACTCGGCCGGCCCGAGCGTGACCACCGAGCCGCGCTCGCGGTCGAGCGCCCGCACCGCGCTCAGCGTGTCGGCGACCTCCTGCCCGTAGGCGCCGACGTTCTGGATCGGGGTCGCGCCCGCGAGTCCGGGAATGCCGCTCAGGCACTCGAGCCCGGCCCAGCCGCGCTCCACCGTGTGACGCACCAGCGCATCCCACGGCTCGCCCGCCGCCGCGGTGACCTCCATCGCGCCGGCCGCCTCGCGCGTGGAGATCCCCCGCAGCGCGATCTTGAGCACGAGGCCGTCCACGCCATCGTCGGCGATCACCAGGTTCGAGCCGCCGCCGAGCACGCGCACCGGCACGCCGCGGGCCGCCGCCCAGCCGACGGCCTCGGCGACGGTGGCCTCGTCGGCGGCCTCGATCAGGTAGCGCGCGGGGCCGCCGATGCGCAGCGTGCAGTGCGGAGCCAGCGGCGCGTGCTCGAGCGGGGTGACCATGGCGGAAACATCTTACCCCTCACCCTGCCCTCTCCCCTGAGGGGAGAGAGGGGGCAGACTACGCCCAGCGGCAAGCGGGCTACGAGGTGAGGAGCCAGCCGATGCCGCCCGCGGCCAGGATCGCCAGCACCGGCGGAACGCGGTCGCTGCTCACCGCGAGGGCGGTGGCCAGCGCCAGCGCGGCGGTGACGCCGTCGTGGACCGCGGTGCGCGCCAGCGTGTACACGCCACCGGCCATCAGCCCCACGCCCACCGGGATGAGCGAGCGCTCGACCAGGAGCGCCCAGGGTCGCGTGCGCCACCGCTGCCAGTGATGGGAGACCACGATGGCCACGATCGAGGTCGGCAGGAACATGGCGAGACCGGCGAGCAGGGCGCCCACCAGCCCGTGGGCGCGATAGCCGACGAAGACCGCGACCAGCATGTTGGGCCCCGGCGTGAGCTGGGTCAGCGTGTAGCCGTCGACGAATTCGCGCGCGGTCAGCCACTGGTGCACCGAGACGGTCTGCCGCTCCATCTCCGGGATGACCGCGAGGCCGCCGCCGACGCACAGAAAGCTCAGCCACAGGAACGTCCAGGTGAGCCGCGCCAGCTCCGCCATCAGCGGCCGGCCTCGGGCTCGGGCGGCGCCACCGCCGCGCGCGGCGCGCGATGCAGCCAGAGGCTGGCCACGGCCATGACGAGCACGACGCCGACGGTGGGCAGGCGGAGCGGGCCGACCGCGGCGAACGTGAGCGCGGCGACCAGGAACGCGCGGCCGCCGCGCAGCGAGCCGCGCACGATCCGCAGCGTGGTCACCGCCACCAGCCCGACGACCGCCGCGCTCAGGCTGCGCATCAGCAGCGTGAGGCTCGGGCTGAAGGCCCCGCCCACGTAGAGCGCGCCCAGGGCCAACAGGATGACCGCGCCCGGCAGCACGACGGCGAGCAGGCCCCAGCTGCCGCCGGCCAGGCCGGCCAGCCGGTAGCC from Candidatus Methylomirabilota bacterium includes the following:
- a CDS encoding alpha-hydroxy acid oxidase, encoding MIEPFVTLPEIHRAARARLPRTSYNFGAGGTETETTLRRNRRALRRLAIRQDILVDVRQIDLTTSLLGVPLSWPVVIAPMGGLVLFHPEGDAEMARGAAKGDTLQFLSGATGWSVEAVAAASPGLKMFQLYHMGDRAWVADLLARVEAAGYLCVCLTVDVQVYSRRERDIAARFTPREAMLKAPNPRPPDPDYPARLTWADVDWLRKTTRLPIGLKGIMTVRDAKRAVEAGVELIWVSNHGGRQLDATQASIDALPAVRDAVGDAASVVIDGGFARGTDVIKGVAWGADAVAIGRAALWGLAADGANGVACTMDILRRELRTSMALAGQTSIRGLTPDVVFRVD
- a CDS encoding NIPSNAP family protein, yielding MLYELRTYHAMPGRLPDLNRRFAEITMDFFKKHDIQVVGFWTNELGGSSDQLIYILAYDSLADREKKWGGFFADKDRLARFAETEKNGPLVRRLTAQILRPTAYSPMQ
- a CDS encoding DUF1499 domain-containing protein → MSGRLARVASLVVHVGLALTVLGALALLLAGLGSRWDWWDFRTGFVIFRFTLYAGLLVIVVVLIGLVLACLDRTGRTMLLSLVSVVLLVAVAAVPVSHLRGAGRVPPIHDITTDPDDPPRFVAVLPLRRNAPNSADHAGPALAAQQRAGYPDLAPARFAAPPAVVLERARQVARDLGWAVVATAPAEGRLEATDRTRWFGFRDDVVVRVRPDGAGSRVDVRSVSRVGRSDLGTNARRIERFLTALRSALAASR
- a CDS encoding mandelate racemase/muconate lactonizing enzyme family protein, translating into MKITAVRATWLRAPIPAEHAHVSDFGRNDTFNMCLVEIETDAGLTGLGEAKAAVGNLGHYAAMVTLIREEMGPALIGRDPRDVTAIWETLYNGTRARYATREGRTFPTIGRRGLAMSAISGIDIACWDLLGRSAGQPVWRLLGGRYRDRVPAYASGGWAPVGAIGKQMIQYVERGHRAVKLRVGLQDKSVDDSAARVREVRETLGPEVGIMVDAHGTWSVRDAQRFARKVEDCDLGWLEEPVSAENLAGQAEVRASTDIPIAAGESEQTRFAFRDMIAARAVDICQPDVAIAGGITETQRIAALAAAHDLTVAPHLWGSAILFAAGLHLAIATPCVNLLEFSRGHNPLLNDLVEEAVAFEDGHVLAPTGPGLGLTLKRDFVERVAVRS
- a CDS encoding UDP-N-acetylmuramate dehydrogenase, with the protein product MVTPLEHAPLAPHCTLRIGGPARYLIEAADEATVAEAVGWAAARGVPVRVLGGGSNLVIADDGVDGLVLKIALRGISTREAAGAMEVTAAAGEPWDALVRHTVERGWAGLECLSGIPGLAGATPIQNVGAYGQEVADTLSAVRALDRERGSVVTLGPAECGFGYRDSRFKSGAPGRFVVLAVTYRLARGGAPNVRYADIARDLDSRGLARPSLAEVRETVLRIRRSKSMVLEPGDPNARSCGSFFLNPIVDASALSAIDARAVGLSMPRWPQPDGRVKLSAAWLIERAGFARGQAEGPVGLSTRHTLAIVCQDGARARDVAAFARRVRAGVEARFGVRLHPEPIFWGTLGLD
- a CDS encoding chromate transporter is translated as MAELARLTWTFLWLSFLCVGGGLAVIPEMERQTVSVHQWLTAREFVDGYTLTQLTPGPNMLVAVFVGYRAHGLVGALLAGLAMFLPTSIVAIVVSHHWQRWRTRPWALLVERSLIPVGVGLMAGGVYTLARTAVHDGVTAALALATALAVSSDRVPPVLAILAAGGIGWLLTS
- a CDS encoding chromate transporter, whose translation is MRRVSLLRLIAAFAWTGISSLGGGRSAYFHDVLVRRRGWIRHDEFVADFTLSQVLPGPNFSNLSVVLGYRLAGLAGGSWGLLAVVLPGAVILLALGALYVGGAFSPSLTLLMRSLSAAVVGLVAVTTLRIVRGSLRGGRAFLVAALTFAAVGPLRLPTVGVVLVMAVASLWLHRAPRAAVAPPEPEAGR